AAATGACTGTGGCGGAAAACATCCTCCTCGGACACATGCCGAACCGCTACGGTGTGGTTAATCGGAATAAGATGCGCGAGGACGCCCGCCGTGAGCTGGCTGTTCTGGAAGAGGAGGTAGCCCCTTCCACGAAGGTGAGCGCACTCCCCATCGCCCAGCGACAGATGGTGGAAATTGCCAAAGCCCTCATCCGTGACGCCACAGTGATTGCTTTTGACGAGCCGACCAGCTCTCTTACCGACCGTGAGGTCACAAAGCTCTTCTCGGTCATACGGGAGCTCAAGAAGAGCGGCAAGGTAATCATATATGTTTCTCACCGCCTGAAAGAGATATTCGAGATTTGCGACTCGGTAACCATATTCCGTGACGGCAGGGTGGTGGAAACCCTTGAAGACATGTCCACCATCGATCAGGATTTCCTGGTGAACCGTATGGTGGGAAGGTCCATACGGGATATTTACCAGTACAATCCTCGTCCACTCAGCGGTTCGGCAATCAAGGTGGAAGGGCTCCTGGGCCATGGTCTCTCCGAACCTGCGAACTTTGAGATTGCGCAGGGAGAAATCGTGGGCGTCTTCGGTCTGGTGGGCGCCGGAAGGACGGAGCTTTTGAAGCTCGTGTACGGGGCTGCAAAACGGGAAGCGGGAAAAATCAGCATCCACAGCCGCGAGGTGAACATCGATGATCCTTCAGCAGCAATCACAAACGGCGTTGCGTTCTGCCCGGAAGACCGCAAGAAAGAGGGAATCGTCCCCATACGTTCCGTTCACGAAAATATCAACCTCAGCGTGCGAAAGTCTTTCGCCCGGCTGGGGATGATTAATGAAAAGAGAGAGCGGGAGAACGCCGATCTCTTTGTCAGAAAGCTGGGAATCAAGACTCCCTCTCTGGCCAAACCGATCATGGATCTCTCCGGCGGCAACCAGCAGAAGGTGATCCTTGCCCGCGCGCTTTCGGGGAAAGTACGGGTCATGCTCCTCGACGAGCCTACCCGTGGGATCGATGTGGGCGCCAAAAGCGAGATCTACGGGGTTATCGAACGGCTGGCTTCGGAAGGGATCGGGATAGTTGTGGTTTCCAGCGAGCTCCCGGAAGTGATGGGCATCTCCGACCGTATCCTGGTGATGCGCCAGGGAAAGATCGTCGCTTCGATCCCCCGTGAGGAGGCCACCGAGGAGAAGCTCTTGAAACTTGCCCTGCCGCAGGTGTAAAAAAAAGTGGCAAAGTGACAAAGTGACAAAGGCACAAAGGGGAAAGACGAGATTGAAGGATAAATAAAACAAGGAAGACAGAAGTCAAAGACAGAATAAGAGCAATACACTTCGGACTTTGTACTGCCTTTCATCATCTTTTTTTCATTTACATCATGCGAATCAGTGGTTCAGACAATCATTTATTTATCCTTTATCCTTGTCTTTATTCTGACTTCTGTCTTCTGTATTCTGTTTTTATTAAAGCGAGGTTGAGTGGTGAATGATCAAGCTGCAGCTCCGAGTCCGAAAACCATCCTGAAAGGTTTGTGGGATAACGCCAGCATTCTGGTGATATTCGTCCTGCTGTTCGCTTTCCTTTCGCTGTTCGTACCATATTTCTTCTCCTGGCAGAACATGATCGGCCTGGCTCTCTCGGTTTCCACAGTGGGAATCATCGCCTGTACCATGCTGTTCTGTCTGGCATCGGGCGACTTTGATATTTCTGTGGAAGCGATTGTGGCGTTCTCCGGTGTTCTGG
This sequence is a window from Candidatus Latescibacter sp.. Protein-coding genes within it:
- the araG gene encoding L-arabinose ABC transporter ATP-binding protein AraG, with amino-acid sequence MPDNYLYFDSITKTFPGVRALDNVSFGVLEGSVHALLGENGAGKSTLLKILSGVYTPDSGKILLNNRPRIFSSTSEAIRSGIAVIYQELHLVPEMTVAENILLGHMPNRYGVVNRNKMREDARRELAVLEEEVAPSTKVSALPIAQRQMVEIAKALIRDATVIAFDEPTSSLTDREVTKLFSVIRELKKSGKVIIYVSHRLKEIFEICDSVTIFRDGRVVETLEDMSTIDQDFLVNRMVGRSIRDIYQYNPRPLSGSAIKVEGLLGHGLSEPANFEIAQGEIVGVFGLVGAGRTELLKLVYGAAKREAGKISIHSREVNIDDPSAAITNGVAFCPEDRKKEGIVPIRSVHENINLSVRKSFARLGMINEKRERENADLFVRKLGIKTPSLAKPIMDLSGGNQQKVILARALSGKVRVMLLDEPTRGIDVGAKSEIYGVIERLASEGIGIVVVSSELPEVMGISDRILVMRQGKIVASIPREEATEEKLLKLALPQV